GTGTGCTTGACCGTGATGACCGTGCGGCTTCCGCTGCTGAGGGCCGAGGCGGGAGTGATCACCAGGTCCTCGCCGGACGTGGCGAACGTCGCGCGTGCGCCGTTCACCTCGACGGACTGCACGGTGCCGTGCGCGAAGTCGAGGTTGAGGTGCTCCAGCGTCTCGGTCGTGCGCGCCTTGATCCTGGTCACGGCGTTCAGCGGCTTGCCGTTGTCGCCGTCGTAGGTGAGGCCGATGTCGTACGAGAGGACGTCGTACCCGGGGTTGCCCAGGTGCGGGAAGAGGGTGTCGCCGATCCCCAGGGGGACGGGCGCGGGCAGGACGGCGCCGACGAGGAAGGCGGACGCGGCGGCCAGCAGAGCGGCACGCAGGCGCCGGGAGGTGAGCAGCATGAACCACCGCTATCAGCGCCCGAGCGCAACGGCGGGGACGGCACGCTCCGCACCACTCGAACGGGGTCGGACTGCCCCGCGCGGGTGACCCGGACGGTGCGCGAGTGACCCCGACCTGCGCGGGTGACCCCGACGGTGCGCGCGAGCGCCGGTCAGGCCGTCGCCGGGTGCTGGGCGCGGCTGACGTCGTACACGCCCGCGACCTCCCGCATGGCCCGCATCAGCGCCGGGAGCCCGGCGGCGTCGGTGAGCTGGAGGGTGTACGTGTGCCGCACGCGCTGTTCGGTCGGGGGCTCCACCGTCGCCGAGACCACTTCGGCTCCCGCGGTGGCGATCGCCTCGGTGAGGTCGGCCAGCAGGTGCGGTCGGCCGAAGGACTCGGCGACGAGGGTCACCCTCAGGTCCGCGGTGCCCTGCTGCCAGCGCACCCCGACCGGTTCCCGGCCGAGCGCCCGCATCCGGTCCACGGCGGCGCACGCCTCGCGGTGCACGGTGACGACGCCGCCCCGGACGACGAAGCCGAGCACCTTGTCCGGCGGTACGGGCGTACAGCACCCGGCCAGTCGGACGCTCGCGTCCGGAAGGTCCGCCACCGCGTTCTCCACGACGGGCCGCGAGACGTCCTCAGCGGGCCGTGAAGCGCCTTCTGGCGCCACGGGGGGCGCGGGTGAGGCCCCGGCCGCCCTGGCGGTCTCCGCGCCCGCCCGCACCCCCTGGGGCGGCCCCGCGTCGTGCTCGGTGTCCGGGTCGGCGAGCCAGCCCGCGATGGCGATGCGGGCGGCGGGCGTACGCGCGTGCTCCAGCCAGTCGGGCGAGGGGCCCGAGGCCGCGTCGTGCGCGAGCAGCAGCTGCACGCTGTCGCCGTCGCGCAGCACCGTACTGAGGGTGGCCAGACGGCCGTTGACGCGAGCACCGATGCAGGCGTGCGCGGCTTCCCCGTACTGGGCGTACGCGGCGTCCACGCAGCTCGCTCCCGCGGGGAGCCCGAGCGTGCCCCCGTCGGAGCGGAAGACGGTGATCTCCCGGTCCTGCGCGAGGTCGGCCCGCAGGGACGTCCAGAAGGCGTCCGGGTCGGGCGTGGACTCCTGCCACTCCAGCAGCCGGGACAGCCAGCCGGGCCGGGTCGGATCGACGCGCTCGCCGTCCGGGGCGGGCTCGCTGCTGTCGGGCTGCGCGTAGGGATTGCCGAGGGCGACGACGCCCGCCTCGGCGACCTTGTGCATCTGGTGCGTACGGATGAGGATCTCGGCGACCGCCCCGTCGCCGCCCGCGACGGCGGTGTGCAGCGACTGGTACAGGTTGAACTTGGGCGAGGCGATGAAGTCCTTGAACTCGGAGATCACCGGGGTGAAACAGGTGTGCAGTTCACCGAGTACGGCGTAACAGTCGGCGTCCTCGCCGACCAGGACGAGCAGCCGTCCGAAATCCGTGCCGCGCAGTTCGCCGCGTTTGCGGGAGACCCGGTGCACGGAGACGAAGTGCCGGGGCCTCACGACGACTTCCGCGGTGATGCCCGCCTCTTTGAGGACCCCGCGCACGCTCTCGGCGATGGGCGCGAGCGGGTCGCCCTGCACGGCGTTGCCGTCGATGAGCGCCCGGGTGCCGGCGTAGTCGTCGGGCTGGAGGATCGCGAAGACGAGGTCTTCGAGTTCGGTCTTGAGCGCCTGCACGCCGAGCCGTTCGGCGAGCGGGATGAGGACGTCCTGGGTGACCTTGGCGATGCGGACCTGTTTCTCGGGGCGCATCACGCCGAGGGTGCGCATGTTGTGCAGCCGGTCGGCGAGCTTGATCGACATCACGCGTACGTCGTTGCCGGTGGCGACGAGCATCTTGCGGAAGGTCTCGGGCTCGGCGGCGGCCCCGTAGTCGACCTTCTCCAGCTTGGTGACGCCGTCGACGAGGAAGCAGACCTCGTTGCCGAACTGCTCCCGCACCTGGTCGAGGGTCACGTCGGTGTCCTCGACGGTGTCGTGGAGGAGGGACGCGGTCAGGGTGGTGGTCTCG
This is a stretch of genomic DNA from Streptomyces sp. NBC_00237. It encodes these proteins:
- a CDS encoding bifunctional (p)ppGpp synthetase/guanosine-3',5'-bis(diphosphate) 3'-pyrophosphohydrolase, with the protein product MSAEATNPNGVSPEFRPLTQPAALPRTTQGRRRGRPRIDLRRLGRAALLGPATRGRTPDAIAHVAEAHRAHHPDADLTILSRAYVLAESSHRGQMRKSGEPYITHPLAVTLILAELGAETTTLTASLLHDTVEDTDVTLDQVREQFGNEVCFLVDGVTKLEKVDYGAAAEPETFRKMLVATGNDVRVMSIKLADRLHNMRTLGVMRPEKQVRIAKVTQDVLIPLAERLGVQALKTELEDLVFAILQPDDYAGTRALIDGNAVQGDPLAPIAESVRGVLKEAGITAEVVVRPRHFVSVHRVSRKRGELRGTDFGRLLVLVGEDADCYAVLGELHTCFTPVISEFKDFIASPKFNLYQSLHTAVAGGDGAVAEILIRTHQMHKVAEAGVVALGNPYAQPDSSEPAPDGERVDPTRPGWLSRLLEWQESTPDPDAFWTSLRADLAQDREITVFRSDGGTLGLPAGASCVDAAYAQYGEAAHACIGARVNGRLATLSTVLRDGDSVQLLLAHDAASGPSPDWLEHARTPAARIAIAGWLADPDTEHDAGPPQGVRAGAETARAAGASPAPPVAPEGASRPAEDVSRPVVENAVADLPDASVRLAGCCTPVPPDKVLGFVVRGGVVTVHREACAAVDRMRALGREPVGVRWQQGTADLRVTLVAESFGRPHLLADLTEAIATAGAEVVSATVEPPTEQRVRHTYTLQLTDAAGLPALMRAMREVAGVYDVSRAQHPATA